A DNA window from Daucus carota subsp. sativus chromosome 3, DH1 v3.0, whole genome shotgun sequence contains the following coding sequences:
- the LOC135151548 gene encoding uncharacterized protein LOC135151548 — MNEENSSGAGPSIQISLEMMLVLEEMRNIWKTIRGDQENTDTIKVNTDRVEEQDRINNPEREGENKRRCTYKTFKDADPPIFKGDLDLHVANTWIKEMEKVIEIFECLDEQKVKFATHFLRGEAVFWWDTVKQTEDCSTMTWTRFKELFFDKYFPTCMKNEMEMKFLGLKQEGMSVSKYLSKFLELSRFAPHQVNTEVRKSRIAEREYEARTQFFNNKKRGRETEFSVNLGYKKDNKKFQKTKKEGFGGYDRKTTIPECKKCGLKHGGDICYRADGLCYNCGERGHIATQCPKPKVISYQGNAHRKE, encoded by the exons ATGAATGAAGAAAATAGTAGTGGCGCTGGGCCTAGCATTCAAATTAGTCTTGAAATGATGTTGGTTTTGGAGGAAATGAGGAATATATGGAAGACTATTAGGGGAGATCAAGAAAATACGGATACAATTAAGGTAAACACTGATCGTGTGGAAGAACAAGATCGTATAAATAATCCGGAGCGAGAAGGTGAGAATAAACGAAGGTGTACTTACAAGACCTTTAAGGATGCTGATCCCCCGATATTTAAAGGAGATTTGGATCTGCATGTTGCGAATACGTGGATTAAGGAAATGGAGAAAGTGATAGAAATTTTTGAATGCTTGGATGAACAAAAGGTGAAATTCGCAACACACTTTTTAAGGGGGGAAGCAGTATTTTGGTGGGACACTGTTAAACAGACGGAAGATTGTTCAACAATGACTTGGACGAGGTTTAAGGAGTTgttctttgataaatattttcctacgtgtatgaaaaatgagatgGAGATGAAGTTTTTAGGATTGAAGCAAGAAGGAATGTCGGTGTCAAAATATTTGTCGAAGTTTTTGGAACTTTCTAGGTTTGCCCCACATCAGGTTAATACTGAAGTTAGGAAAT CTAGGATTGCAGAAAGGGAGTATGAAGCTCGCACTCAATTTTTCAACAACAAGAAAAGAGGTCGAGAGACAGAATTTAGCGTTAACTTAGGATATaagaaggataacaagaagtTTCAGAAGACAAAAAAAGAGGGTTTCGGGGGATATGATAGGAAGACCACCATACCGGAGTGTAAGAAGTGTGGATTGAAGCATGGTGGTGACATTTGTTACCGAGCAGATGGGTTGTGCTATAATTGTGGAGAAAGGGGGCATATAGCGACTCAATGCCCAAAGCCGAAAGTGATTTCTTATCAAGGGAATGCCCACAGAAAGGAGTAA